From the genome of Bordetella sp. H567, one region includes:
- a CDS encoding MotA/TolQ/ExbB proton channel family protein, which yields MSIAHHIAMVLAQAAPAATAEPAVAQNAGTALQSTAMPAAPAPLPTPDMGILHFVSQSDIVGKTLFVILILMSLVTWYLIVVKALNSTMIRMRSRDFLDKFWGASSLEQVEHEITTHGARDPFSHLASHAMYAQAHHAKYGATTLSEAGSNSEFVTRTMRKVIDEETAKLENGLTVLASVGSTAPFVGLFGTVWGVYHALVGIGLADGVTINRIAGPVGEALIMTGLGLAVAIPAVLAYNTFVRKNRVFLSRLDAFAHDLFAFLTTGQQVAISDSKVRAMRRTGGSQATRGSE from the coding sequence ATGTCCATCGCACACCATATCGCCATGGTGCTGGCGCAGGCGGCGCCCGCCGCGACGGCCGAGCCTGCCGTCGCGCAGAACGCCGGGACGGCGCTGCAGTCCACCGCCATGCCGGCGGCCCCCGCGCCGCTGCCGACGCCCGACATGGGCATCCTGCATTTCGTCTCGCAGAGCGATATCGTCGGCAAGACACTGTTCGTCATCCTGATCCTGATGTCCCTGGTGACCTGGTACCTGATCGTCGTCAAGGCACTGAACAGCACGATGATCCGCATGCGTTCGCGCGATTTTCTCGACAAGTTCTGGGGTGCCAGCTCGCTGGAGCAGGTGGAGCATGAAATCACCACGCATGGGGCACGCGACCCGTTCTCGCATCTTGCGTCACATGCCATGTATGCGCAGGCACACCACGCCAAATATGGCGCGACCACGCTGTCCGAGGCCGGTTCCAACAGCGAATTCGTGACGCGCACCATGCGCAAGGTCATCGACGAGGAAACCGCCAAGCTGGAAAATGGCCTGACCGTGCTGGCGTCGGTGGGCTCCACGGCACCGTTCGTGGGGCTGTTCGGCACCGTATGGGGCGTGTATCACGCGCTGGTGGGCATCGGCCTGGCCGATGGCGTGACCATCAACCGTATCGCCGGCCCGGTCGGCGAGGCGCTGATCATGACCGGCCTGGGCCTGGCAGTGGCCATTCCCGCCGTGCTGGCATACAACACCTTCGTGCGCAAGAATCGCGTCTTCCTGTCTCGGTTGGACGCGTTCGCGCATGACCTTTTCGCCTTCCTGACAACCGGCCAGCAAGTGGCGATATCGGACAGCAAGGTGCGCGCCATGCGCCGGACTGGCGGTTCGCAGGCGACGCGCGGGAGCGAATAA
- a CDS encoding energy transducer TonB: protein MPSNKKRNWSTSSNASLGIRLGAAIVVVAVHAVVAGAMLSTREVVPLPPESQPIMVSVVEAPVPQVAKAPETPEPPKPDVQPPTPPQPKVQPEPAPTPPETVQPEPEPVIEKPPVPAPKPKPKPQPTPQPKPKPQPVQETPPPKPIEQPPAPPSPPTGAPDGATATQAPRQGPPRDQPETVSNIEYLGPGPSAVYPMASKRRREEGRVTVLVVVNTQGAIEKATVVASSGFPRLDEAALDAVRRVRFKPYKRNGIAYTVQARIPFDFNIRN from the coding sequence ATGCCTAGCAACAAAAAGCGCAATTGGTCCACGTCGTCGAACGCTTCCCTGGGTATCAGGCTGGGCGCAGCGATCGTCGTCGTAGCGGTGCATGCCGTGGTGGCGGGGGCCATGCTCTCCACGCGGGAAGTGGTGCCCCTGCCGCCGGAAAGCCAACCCATCATGGTAAGCGTGGTGGAAGCGCCGGTACCGCAAGTCGCCAAGGCACCCGAAACGCCCGAGCCACCCAAGCCCGACGTGCAGCCGCCCACGCCGCCGCAACCGAAGGTGCAACCCGAGCCGGCGCCCACGCCACCCGAGACAGTGCAGCCCGAACCGGAACCGGTCATCGAAAAGCCGCCCGTTCCCGCGCCGAAGCCCAAGCCCAAGCCGCAGCCCACACCGCAGCCCAAACCGAAGCCGCAGCCGGTGCAGGAAACGCCGCCGCCCAAGCCGATCGAACAGCCGCCCGCGCCACCGTCGCCGCCGACGGGCGCGCCGGACGGGGCGACGGCCACCCAGGCGCCGCGCCAGGGGCCGCCCCGCGATCAACCCGAAACGGTCTCGAATATCGAATACCTGGGGCCCGGGCCGTCCGCGGTCTATCCCATGGCATCGAAGCGACGCCGCGAAGAGGGGCGCGTTACCGTGCTGGTGGTCGTCAATACGCAGGGCGCGATCGAAAAGGCGACGGTCGTGGCTTCCTCCGGTTTTCCGCGGCTCGATGAGGCCGCGCTGGATGCCGTGCGCCGCGTGCGTTTCAAACCCTATAAGCGCAATGGCATCGCCTATACGGTCCAGGCAAGAATTCCGTTCGATTTCAATATAAGGAACTGA
- a CDS encoding GNAT family N-acetyltransferase — translation MRQPPVTVTVVVGDWTRLRDDAAAVRHAVFVVEQNVPPEIEMDEFDAVCVHAVAYDADGQVVGTGRLLPDGHIGRMAVHRRARGLGVGAHLLQALVEAGRAAGHRKLMLNAQTHARGFYERQGFVVEGDEFMEAGIPHVAMARALPA, via the coding sequence ATGAGGCAGCCACCCGTTACCGTTACCGTCGTCGTGGGCGATTGGACGCGCCTGCGCGATGACGCAGCCGCGGTCCGGCATGCCGTTTTCGTCGTGGAGCAGAATGTGCCGCCGGAAATCGAGATGGACGAATTCGATGCCGTGTGTGTCCATGCGGTGGCCTACGATGCCGATGGACAGGTCGTGGGAACGGGCAGGTTGCTTCCCGATGGCCACATCGGCCGCATGGCGGTACATCGCCGCGCGCGGGGCCTGGGCGTCGGCGCGCATCTGTTGCAGGCACTGGTCGAGGCCGGGCGCGCCGCGGGCCATCGGAAACTGATGCTGAACGCCCAGACGCATGCGCGGGGCTTTTATGAACGACAGGGCTTCGTGGTGGAAGGCGACGAATTCATGGAGGCGGGCATCCCGCATGTGGCGATGGCGCGCGCATTGCCGGCGTGA
- a CDS encoding Fe2+-dependent dioxygenase, with product MLIQIADVFTPAEAAEMRARLEAADWVDGRVTAGHQSAQVKQNRQLAESNPLAQELGSAIVQRLTHNPLFMAAALPRKIIPPLFNRYEGGENFGYHVDNAVRPVTGSPDRVRTDMSATLFLSEPDSYEGGELVVDDLYGPRSIKLAAGHMVLYPGTSLHRVNAVTRGARISAFFWLQSLVREDAQRTLLLDLDVAIQRLTQDLKEHPSLVQLTGVYHNLLRRWVDV from the coding sequence ATGTTGATCCAGATCGCCGACGTTTTCACGCCTGCCGAAGCCGCCGAAATGCGTGCCCGGCTTGAAGCAGCCGATTGGGTCGACGGCAGGGTTACCGCGGGCCACCAGTCGGCCCAGGTCAAGCAGAACCGCCAATTGGCGGAAAGCAATCCGCTTGCGCAGGAGCTGGGTAGCGCGATCGTGCAGCGGTTGACCCACAATCCGCTTTTCATGGCCGCGGCCTTGCCGCGCAAAATCATTCCACCGCTGTTCAATCGCTACGAGGGCGGAGAAAACTTCGGCTATCACGTCGATAACGCGGTGCGGCCCGTTACGGGCTCGCCCGATCGCGTGCGCACCGATATGTCCGCGACCTTGTTCCTGTCCGAGCCGGATAGCTACGAGGGCGGGGAACTGGTGGTCGATGACCTGTATGGTCCGCGCAGCATCAAGCTCGCGGCGGGCCACATGGTGCTGTATCCGGGCACCAGCCTGCATCGCGTGAACGCCGTGACGCGTGGCGCGCGCATCAGTGCCTTTTTCTGGCTGCAGAGCCTGGTGCGCGAGGATGCGCAGCGCACCTTGCTGCTGGACCTGGATGTCGCTATTCAAAGATTGACGCAGGATCTCAAGGAACATCCCTCGCTGGTTCAATTGACAGGCGTGTATCACAACCTGCTGCGCCGGTGGGTGGACGTGTAA
- the rnr gene encoding ribonuclease R has translation MPEAPPDFDPDVPSREAILRALRSAGAPLSPAELADRMGVARPDTSIGFERRLAAMERDGQLLPNRKGVLLLATKLDFVAGRVQGHRDGFGFLVRDDGGPDIFLSPREMLKVLHGDRVLVKPGGEYRGKPEGNIVEVIERRTNKLVGRFLHEHGLSIVVPEDQRIKHDILIPPGDTNGAQHGQVVSVEIIEQPTRHTQPLGRVAEVLGEIDDPGMEIEIAVRKFDVPVEFSEAARKQAARLPDTVRKTDLKDRIDLRDVPLITIDGEDARDFDDAVYCEAVELGSGQRKRPAWRLLVAIADVSHYVQPNDALDDDAVERGTSVYFPRRVIPMLPETLSNGLCSLNPHVDRLVLVCDMVIPASGAKAGTVTAYQFYNAVMHSHARTTYTNIWAALQQPGGPAAQAMAGVMPQVRDLYELYQLLSQARRKRGAIDFDTVETKIVCNELGRIEQIVGVVRNDAHKLIEECMLAANTCAADFMARSKHPGLYRIHEGPTPDRLQSLREFLRTLGLTLGGGDAPTAKDYGEFLDSVRARPDYPLLQTMCLRSMQQAMYSPENVGHFGLAYPAYTHFTSPIRRYPDLLTHRVIKALLHGQRYVPSLEDEPVVIGRSHKEHEHAIWEKLGLLLSSSERRADDASRDVEAWLKCWFVKERVGEDFSGTVTGVASFGIFVTLDTLHVEGLVHVSELGGEYFQFNDALHELRGERTGMRYRLTDKVQVQVARVDLEARRIEFRLVKGTSFESLRKAAQRGPEEPPRRIKKAAGTKPKALKGQTAKVRRAEAKKADRVAVRQAQASTPSAARKRR, from the coding sequence GTGCCTGAGGCGCCCCCCGATTTCGATCCCGACGTACCCAGCCGAGAAGCCATTCTTCGTGCGTTGCGGTCCGCCGGTGCCCCCTTGTCGCCCGCCGAGCTTGCCGACCGCATGGGCGTGGCGCGTCCCGATACCTCCATAGGCTTTGAGCGCCGCCTGGCCGCGATGGAGCGCGACGGCCAACTGCTGCCCAACCGCAAGGGCGTGCTGCTCCTGGCCACCAAACTGGACTTCGTGGCGGGCAGGGTGCAGGGCCACCGCGATGGGTTCGGCTTCCTGGTGCGTGATGACGGCGGGCCGGACATCTTCCTCTCGCCGCGCGAAATGCTGAAGGTGCTGCATGGGGACCGCGTGCTGGTCAAGCCCGGAGGCGAATACCGCGGCAAGCCCGAAGGCAATATTGTCGAAGTCATCGAACGCCGCACCAACAAGCTGGTGGGGCGCTTCCTGCATGAGCACGGCCTGTCCATCGTTGTGCCGGAAGACCAGCGCATCAAGCACGATATCCTGATTCCGCCCGGCGACACCAACGGCGCCCAGCACGGACAGGTCGTGTCGGTGGAAATCATCGAACAACCCACCCGGCACACGCAGCCCCTGGGACGCGTCGCCGAAGTGCTGGGCGAAATCGACGATCCCGGCATGGAAATCGAAATCGCCGTACGCAAATTCGACGTGCCGGTGGAGTTCTCGGAAGCCGCGCGCAAGCAGGCCGCCCGCCTGCCGGACACCGTGCGCAAGACGGATCTGAAGGACCGCATCGACCTGCGCGACGTACCGTTGATCACCATCGACGGCGAGGACGCGCGCGACTTCGACGATGCGGTGTATTGCGAGGCGGTGGAGCTCGGTTCCGGCCAGCGCAAGCGGCCGGCGTGGCGCCTGCTCGTCGCGATCGCCGATGTGAGCCATTACGTACAGCCCAACGACGCGCTGGATGACGATGCGGTGGAGCGCGGCACGAGCGTGTACTTCCCGCGCCGGGTCATTCCCATGCTGCCGGAAACGTTGTCGAACGGGCTGTGTTCGCTGAATCCGCACGTCGACAGGCTGGTGCTGGTTTGCGACATGGTGATTCCGGCCAGCGGGGCCAAGGCCGGCACGGTCACCGCGTATCAGTTCTACAACGCGGTCATGCATTCGCATGCGCGCACCACGTACACGAACATCTGGGCGGCGCTGCAGCAGCCCGGCGGGCCGGCCGCGCAGGCCATGGCCGGTGTGATGCCGCAGGTGCGCGACCTGTACGAGCTGTACCAGCTGCTGTCGCAGGCGCGCCGCAAGCGCGGCGCGATCGACTTCGATACGGTCGAGACCAAGATCGTCTGCAACGAGCTGGGGCGCATCGAACAGATTGTCGGCGTGGTGCGCAATGATGCGCACAAGCTCATCGAGGAATGCATGCTCGCGGCCAACACCTGCGCGGCCGACTTCATGGCGCGCAGCAAGCATCCCGGCCTGTACCGTATCCATGAAGGACCCACGCCGGATCGTCTGCAGTCGTTGCGCGAATTCTTGCGCACGCTGGGACTGACGCTGGGCGGCGGTGATGCACCGACGGCCAAGGACTACGGCGAGTTTCTCGACAGCGTGCGCGCGCGCCCCGACTATCCCCTGCTGCAGACCATGTGTCTGCGTTCGATGCAGCAGGCCATGTACAGCCCTGAAAATGTCGGCCATTTCGGGCTGGCCTATCCGGCGTATACGCATTTCACCTCGCCCATCCGGCGTTATCCCGACCTGCTGACGCACCGGGTGATCAAGGCCTTGTTGCACGGCCAGCGATATGTCCCCTCGCTGGAGGACGAGCCCGTGGTGATAGGCCGCTCCCACAAGGAGCACGAGCACGCCATCTGGGAAAAGCTGGGCCTGCTGCTTTCATCCAGCGAACGCCGCGCCGACGATGCGTCGCGCGACGTGGAGGCCTGGTTGAAGTGCTGGTTCGTCAAGGAACGCGTCGGCGAGGACTTCAGCGGCACCGTGACCGGGGTGGCCAGCTTCGGCATCTTCGTCACGCTGGATACCTTGCACGTGGAAGGACTCGTACACGTCTCGGAACTGGGTGGCGAGTACTTCCAGTTCAACGACGCGCTGCATGAATTGCGCGGCGAACGTACCGGCATGCGCTACCGCCTGACGGACAAGGTCCAGGTACAGGTGGCGCGCGTGGATCTGGAAGCGCGGCGCATCGAGTTCCGCCTGGTCAAGGGCACCAGTTTTGAATCGCTGCGCAAGGCCGCCCAGCGTGGGCCGGAAGAACCGCCCCGGCGCATCAAGAAGGCGGCCGGCACCAAGCCCAAGGCCCTGAAGGGCCAGACGGCCAAGGTGCGGCGCGCCGAAGCAAAGAAGGCGGATCGCGTGGCCGTGCGCCAGGCGCAGGCTTCCACCCCGTCCGCCGCGCGCAAGCGCCGTTGA
- the rlmB gene encoding 23S rRNA (guanosine(2251)-2'-O)-methyltransferase RlmB produces the protein MASTQVLAGFHAVVARLRHAPSSIKEIYVEASRRDKRMASLVEQAERAGRKVHPVPAERLDGLAHGTRHQGVVALAVPAQLAVDVDDVLDVIEGPAFLLILDGVTDPHNLGACLRTADAAGVHAVIAPRDRAVGLNATVQRVACGAADTVPYIMVTNLARTMRALKERDVWLVGTDDQAGTPMHGVDARRPMAWVMGAEGEGMRRLTRETCDELVHIPMLGSVESLNVSVASAVCLYETVRQRQA, from the coding sequence ATGGCGTCGACCCAGGTACTCGCAGGGTTTCACGCGGTCGTGGCGCGCCTGCGCCATGCGCCGTCGTCCATCAAGGAAATTTATGTCGAGGCCTCGCGCCGCGACAAACGCATGGCGTCGCTGGTCGAACAAGCCGAACGCGCCGGGCGCAAAGTGCACCCGGTGCCGGCCGAACGGCTGGACGGCCTGGCGCACGGCACGCGGCACCAGGGCGTGGTGGCCCTGGCCGTGCCGGCCCAACTGGCGGTCGATGTCGACGACGTGCTGGACGTGATTGAAGGTCCGGCTTTCCTGCTGATACTGGATGGCGTGACGGATCCGCACAATCTGGGTGCCTGCCTGCGCACGGCCGATGCGGCCGGCGTGCATGCCGTCATCGCGCCGCGCGACCGCGCCGTCGGGCTGAATGCCACGGTGCAGCGCGTGGCCTGCGGTGCGGCGGACACCGTGCCGTACATCATGGTCACCAACCTGGCGCGAACCATGCGCGCGCTGAAGGAACGTGACGTATGGCTGGTCGGCACGGACGACCAGGCCGGGACGCCGATGCACGGGGTGGACGCGCGCCGGCCCATGGCGTGGGTCATGGGCGCCGAAGGCGAGGGCATGCGTCGGCTGACACGCGAAACCTGCGACGAACTGGTGCATATCCCGATGCTGGGTTCGGTGGAAAGCTTGAATGTCAGCGTCGCGAGCGCTGTCTGCCTGTACGAGACCGTGCGCCAACGCCAGGCGTAA
- a CDS encoding HU family DNA-binding protein, whose amino-acid sequence MNKTELIDHIASKADISKAAAGRSLDALIGAVKSTLKKGGTVTLVGFGTFAVSSRAARTGRNPRTGESIKIKKAKVPKFRAGKALKDAVN is encoded by the coding sequence ATGAACAAAACTGAACTCATCGACCACATCGCCAGCAAAGCGGATATCTCGAAGGCGGCCGCGGGCCGTTCCCTCGACGCGTTGATCGGCGCCGTGAAGTCGACGCTGAAGAAGGGCGGCACCGTAACCCTGGTCGGTTTCGGCACGTTCGCCGTGTCTTCCCGTGCAGCACGTACCGGTCGCAATCCCCGCACCGGTGAAAGCATCAAAATCAAAAAAGCCAAGGTGCCCAAGTTCCGCGCCGGCAAGGCCCTGAAGGACGCAGTCAACTGA
- a CDS encoding cystathionine gamma-synthase family protein, with the protein MDKSGFTTSILHSDRRDAVEHGAVHKPIHVSSEYGYADARELAAVFQGKAGYSYARQGTPTTAALETRITRMEKGVATVSFATGMAALAAVFTTLLRAGDHLVSSQFLFGNTNSLFATLAELGVEISFVDATDTEQVKAALRPNTRMVFVETIANPGTQVADLAGIGALCRERGLVYLVDNTLTSPWMLRGIDVQASLVMNSLSKYIGGHGNALGGSITDTGLFDWSGYKNIFDSYRKGPSTGWGLLQIKKKGLRDMGGTLSADAAHRIAVGSETLALRMRRHCDNALALARMLESHPGVARVYYPGLASHPQHARAASLFDGCFGALMGVELVEGIDCFDFLNRLQVVILATHLGDTRTLALPAAHTIYYEMGAQRRAQMGIADSFIRVSVGIEDEQDLLGDFDQALRACLNT; encoded by the coding sequence ATGGATAAATCCGGCTTTACCACTAGCATTCTTCACTCCGATCGGCGTGATGCCGTCGAACATGGGGCCGTCCACAAGCCCATACATGTGTCGTCCGAGTACGGCTACGCCGACGCGCGCGAGCTGGCGGCTGTGTTTCAGGGCAAGGCCGGCTATTCGTACGCGCGGCAAGGCACGCCGACAACGGCCGCGCTGGAGACCCGCATCACGCGGATGGAAAAGGGTGTCGCGACAGTCAGCTTCGCGACCGGCATGGCGGCCCTGGCCGCGGTGTTCACCACGCTGTTGCGCGCGGGCGATCATCTGGTGTCCAGCCAGTTCCTCTTTGGCAATACCAACAGCCTGTTCGCGACGCTCGCCGAGCTGGGCGTGGAAATCAGCTTTGTCGATGCCACCGATACCGAACAGGTTAAGGCCGCGCTGCGGCCGAATACCCGCATGGTGTTCGTCGAAACCATCGCCAACCCGGGGACACAGGTCGCGGACCTGGCCGGCATCGGCGCGCTGTGCCGCGAGCGTGGCCTGGTCTACCTGGTCGACAATACGCTGACCTCGCCGTGGATGCTGCGCGGCATCGATGTGCAGGCGTCGCTGGTCATGAACTCGCTGTCCAAGTACATCGGCGGCCATGGCAATGCGCTGGGCGGTTCCATCACCGATACGGGCCTGTTCGACTGGTCCGGCTACAAGAATATTTTTGATTCCTATCGCAAGGGCCCGTCGACCGGTTGGGGACTGTTGCAGATCAAGAAAAAGGGCTTGCGCGATATGGGCGGCACCTTGTCGGCCGACGCGGCGCACCGCATCGCGGTGGGTTCAGAAACGCTGGCGCTACGCATGCGCCGGCATTGCGACAACGCGCTTGCCCTGGCCCGCATGCTGGAAAGCCACCCTGGCGTGGCCCGGGTGTATTACCCCGGCCTGGCATCGCATCCCCAGCATGCCCGCGCGGCGTCGTTGTTCGACGGATGCTTCGGTGCCTTGATGGGCGTGGAGCTGGTAGAGGGCATAGATTGCTTCGATTTCCTCAACCGGCTGCAGGTCGTCATCCTGGCCACGCACCTGGGCGATACGCGCACCTTGGCGTTGCCGGCCGCCCATACCATCTACTACGAAATGGGCGCGCAGCGCCGCGCGCAGATGGGGATAGCCGACAGTTTCATTCGCGTGTCCGTCGGGATCGAGGACGAACAAGACCTGCTGGGAGATTTCGACCAGGCGCTGCGCGCCTGTCTGAACACCTGA